Proteins from a single region of Chromobacterium sp. ATCC 53434:
- a CDS encoding L-threonylcarbamoyladenylate synthase, translating into MAQYFMIHPDNPQIRLIREAVRILREGGVIAYPTDSCYALGCMLGDKDALERLLAIRGLGLKQRMMTLVCHDLSELANYARVDNRQFRLLKSATPGSYTFILQASREVPRRTLHPKRATIGLRVPEHKVAQALLEELGEPILSCTLMLPGDAEPLSDPQEIRERLEHAVEAVLDGGWCGVEPTTVIDMTDGVELVRAGKGPLAPFGL; encoded by the coding sequence ATGGCGCAATATTTCATGATCCACCCCGACAATCCGCAGATCCGCCTGATACGCGAGGCGGTGAGGATATTGCGCGAAGGCGGGGTGATCGCCTATCCGACCGACTCCTGTTACGCGCTGGGCTGCATGCTCGGCGACAAGGACGCGCTGGAACGCCTGCTGGCCATCCGCGGGCTGGGCCTGAAGCAGCGGATGATGACGCTGGTCTGCCACGATCTGTCCGAGCTGGCCAACTACGCCCGCGTCGACAACCGCCAGTTCCGGCTGCTGAAGAGCGCGACGCCGGGCAGCTACACCTTCATCCTGCAGGCCAGCCGCGAGGTGCCGCGCCGCACCTTGCACCCGAAGCGCGCCACCATCGGCCTGCGCGTGCCGGAGCACAAGGTGGCGCAGGCCTTGCTGGAAGAGCTGGGCGAACCCATATTGTCCTGTACGCTGATGCTGCCGGGCGACGCCGAGCCGCTGTCGGACCCGCAGGAGATCCGCGAACGGCTGGAGCACGCGGTGGAGGCGGTGCTGGACGGCGGCTGGTGCGGCGTCGAGCCGACCACCGTCATAGACATGACCGACGGCGTCGAGCTGGTGCGGGCGGGCAAGGGCCCGCTGGCGCCGTTCGGCCTGTGA
- a CDS encoding 3',5'-nucleoside bisphosphate phosphatase: MAGIDLHFHSRTSDGALTPTEVIDRAAARSPTLLALTDHDCTGGLAEAAAAAARHGIGFLNGVEVSVSWGRHTVHIVGLGVDPDEPRLAAGLKGIRDGRVERARRMGAALANAGIPGVFEGAMARCDNPEMVGRTHFARHLVASGAVKDLRTVFRKYLTPGKPGYVEHDWAGLEEAVGWIVGAGGMAAIAHPGRYDMGKTLIERLILDFKAAGGQGIEVACGSHSLDDMHKFALHAERHQLFASCGSDFHAPGEGGRDVGHTEDLPPICRPIWRELDARILR; encoded by the coding sequence ATGGCCGGCATTGATCTGCATTTCCATTCCCGCACTTCGGACGGCGCGCTGACGCCGACCGAAGTCATCGACCGCGCCGCGGCGCGCTCGCCGACGCTGCTGGCGCTGACCGACCACGACTGCACCGGCGGCCTGGCCGAGGCGGCGGCCGCCGCCGCGCGCCATGGCATCGGCTTTCTCAACGGCGTCGAGGTGTCGGTCAGCTGGGGGCGGCACACGGTGCACATCGTCGGTCTCGGCGTAGACCCGGACGAACCGCGGTTGGCCGCCGGCCTGAAGGGCATACGCGACGGCCGCGTCGAGCGCGCGCGACGGATGGGGGCGGCGCTGGCCAATGCCGGCATACCGGGCGTCTTCGAAGGGGCGATGGCCCGGTGCGACAACCCCGAGATGGTGGGCCGCACCCATTTCGCCCGCCATCTGGTGGCCAGCGGCGCGGTCAAGGACTTGCGCACGGTGTTCCGCAAATACCTGACGCCGGGCAAGCCGGGCTATGTCGAGCACGACTGGGCCGGCCTGGAGGAGGCGGTGGGCTGGATAGTCGGCGCCGGCGGCATGGCGGCGATCGCCCATCCGGGGCGCTACGACATGGGCAAGACGCTGATCGAGCGGCTGATCCTGGACTTCAAGGCGGCCGGCGGCCAGGGCATAGAAGTGGCCTGCGGCAGCCACAGCCTCGACGACATGCACAAGTTCGCGCTGCACGCCGAGCGCCACCAGCTGTTCGCCAGCTGCGGCAGCGATTTTCACGCGCCGGGCGAGGGCGGCCGCGACGTCGGCCATACCGAGGATCTGCCGCCTATCTGCCGGCCGATCTGGCGCGAGCTGGACGCGCGCATCCTGCGCTGA
- a CDS encoding oxidoreductase-like domain-containing protein: MDDSADIMPEPPFEVSDDMCCGSGCEPCILDLYQQELRAYRERLAAWERRRVARPAAGGDDGRH, from the coding sequence ATGGATGATTCCGCCGACATCATGCCCGAGCCGCCGTTCGAGGTGAGCGACGACATGTGCTGCGGCAGCGGCTGCGAACCGTGCATACTGGACCTCTACCAGCAGGAGCTGCGCGCCTATCGCGAGCGGCTGGCCGCCTGGGAGCGGCGCCGGGTCGCACGGCCGGCCGCGGGAGGCGACGATGGCCGGCATTGA
- a CDS encoding RNA-binding S4 domain-containing protein yields MKQTFRLSGEYIALCDLLKACNVCQSGGGAKYFIAEGNVAVDGQQELRKTCKIRAGQQVSGDGFLIAVEAE; encoded by the coding sequence ATGAAACAGACTTTCCGCCTGTCCGGCGAATACATCGCCTTGTGCGATCTGCTCAAGGCCTGCAACGTCTGCCAGTCCGGCGGCGGCGCCAAGTATTTCATCGCCGAAGGCAATGTGGCGGTGGACGGCCAGCAGGAATTGCGCAAGACCTGCAAGATCCGCGCCGGCCAGCAGGTCAGCGGGGACGGTTTCCTGATCGCGGTAGAGGCCGAGTGA
- a CDS encoding AAA family ATPase has translation MVQQQAGRPIRVAIVGPESSGKSTLAEQWARRLRAGGRRAAWVPEYARAYYADRPYISTMADIEAIAAGQLAAERRAEEAADILLCDTTVLTCKIWAEVAHQRASDALLALYRPGDYALTVLARPDIPWEPDPLRSHPEQRDWLLELYRRELARSGIDAVEVAGAREARLARAQQALLPLLAD, from the coding sequence ATGGTGCAGCAGCAGGCCGGCAGGCCGATCCGGGTGGCGATAGTCGGCCCGGAGTCCAGCGGCAAGAGCACGCTGGCCGAACAATGGGCGCGGCGGCTTCGCGCCGGCGGCCGCCGAGCGGCGTGGGTGCCCGAGTATGCGCGCGCCTATTACGCCGACCGGCCTTATATTTCCACCATGGCCGACATCGAGGCGATCGCCGCCGGCCAGCTGGCCGCCGAGCGGCGGGCGGAAGAGGCTGCCGACATCCTGCTGTGCGACACCACGGTGCTGACCTGCAAGATCTGGGCCGAGGTGGCGCACCAGCGGGCGTCGGACGCGTTGCTGGCGCTGTACCGGCCGGGCGACTACGCGTTGACGGTGCTGGCCCGTCCGGACATCCCGTGGGAGCCGGACCCGCTGCGCAGCCATCCCGAACAGCGCGACTGGCTGCTGGAATTGTACCGGCGGGAGTTGGCGCGCAGCGGAATCGACGCGGTGGAGGTGGCCGGAGCGCGCGAGGCGCGGTTGGCGCGCGCCCAGCAGGCACTTTTGCCGCTATTGGCTGACTAA
- a CDS encoding DUF3302 domain-containing protein, giving the protein MRVTGRTSALFVIGSAALLSQPAWAMPPGMEEKVADVMVWVVVVLVPVAAIYLFWKVHVLPEVFAEKHQHPQKHAIQVLCLLSLAFGGLLWPIAWLWAFTKPTSYKAAYGTDKHDDFFLKPDGAHADKPLDLAIVDDEIMLLKERLAGLSQKRALIVGKQAGGDKEAGDA; this is encoded by the coding sequence ATGCGAGTAACTGGCCGCACTTCCGCCCTGTTTGTCATCGGCTCCGCCGCGCTATTGTCGCAGCCGGCCTGGGCCATGCCCCCGGGCATGGAAGAGAAAGTCGCCGACGTGATGGTGTGGGTCGTCGTCGTGCTGGTGCCGGTGGCCGCCATCTATCTGTTCTGGAAAGTGCATGTGCTGCCGGAAGTCTTCGCCGAGAAGCACCAGCATCCGCAAAAGCACGCCATCCAGGTGCTGTGCCTGCTGTCGCTGGCCTTCGGCGGCCTGCTGTGGCCGATCGCCTGGTTGTGGGCCTTCACCAAACCCACGTCCTACAAGGCCGCCTACGGCACCGACAAGCACGACGACTTCTTCCTGAAACCCGATGGCGCCCACGCCGACAAGCCGCTGGATCTGGCCATCGTCGACGATGAGATCATGCTGCTGAAAGAGAGGCTGGCGGGCCTGTCGCAGAAACGCGCGCTGATCGTCGGCAAGCAGGCCGGCGGCGACAAGGAGGCTGGCGATGCTTGA
- a CDS encoding HlyD family secretion protein — MLEIILGGYAFLIWLIFIKFKWLPWNIQTQVGSATGALALLATIIFTINVVTPSSGDVRVINYVSEIVPRVAGTVTRVAVDGNTLVKKGDVLLEIDNTPYRLRVKELKAKLADTTASSKTLRQDLDSADSDAAAARAQLELMRQRLNEARTLARTGAGNQYDVESFRAEVKKAESALASAQSGQAKARTRLDGKVGPDLASVAQIKAQLEAAQYDLDSTVIRAPADGYAINVAVRPGNYLVPMPFRPALSFVEQEQRILAFFDQNELRYVQPGDKAEVAFKTLPGRLVRARVDSIVWANGQGQLAQSGQVPNTPVELAPPPLAQKYAVKLLPVRDDGDAALFIPMGARGDGAIYTEKLAPLHLLRMVMIRAQSLLNYLVLKLH, encoded by the coding sequence ATGCTTGAAATCATCCTCGGCGGCTACGCCTTCCTGATCTGGCTGATCTTCATCAAGTTCAAATGGCTGCCCTGGAACATCCAGACCCAGGTCGGCTCGGCGACCGGCGCGCTGGCGCTGCTCGCCACCATCATCTTCACCATCAATGTTGTCACCCCGTCCTCCGGCGACGTCCGCGTCATCAACTACGTGTCGGAAATCGTGCCGCGCGTGGCGGGCACCGTTACCCGGGTGGCGGTCGACGGCAATACCCTGGTCAAAAAGGGCGACGTGCTGCTGGAAATCGACAACACGCCGTACCGGCTGCGCGTCAAGGAGCTGAAGGCCAAGCTGGCCGACACCACCGCCTCGTCGAAGACGCTGCGGCAGGACCTGGACAGCGCCGACAGCGACGCCGCCGCCGCGCGGGCGCAGCTGGAGTTGATGCGGCAGCGGCTGAACGAAGCCAGGACACTGGCCAGGACCGGGGCCGGCAACCAGTACGATGTGGAGAGCTTCCGCGCCGAGGTGAAGAAGGCCGAGTCGGCGCTGGCGTCGGCGCAGAGCGGCCAGGCCAAGGCGCGGACCAGACTGGACGGCAAGGTCGGTCCGGACCTGGCCAGCGTGGCCCAGATCAAGGCGCAGCTGGAGGCCGCGCAATACGATCTGGACTCCACCGTCATCCGCGCTCCCGCCGACGGCTACGCCATCAACGTCGCCGTGCGCCCGGGCAATTACCTGGTGCCGATGCCGTTCCGGCCGGCGCTGAGCTTCGTCGAACAGGAGCAACGCATCCTGGCCTTCTTCGACCAGAACGAGCTGCGCTACGTCCAGCCCGGCGACAAGGCCGAGGTCGCGTTCAAGACGCTGCCCGGCCGGCTGGTTCGCGCCCGGGTCGATTCCATCGTCTGGGCCAATGGCCAGGGCCAGCTGGCCCAGTCCGGCCAGGTGCCGAACACGCCGGTGGAGCTGGCCCCGCCGCCGCTGGCGCAGAAATACGCGGTCAAGCTGCTGCCGGTGCGCGACGACGGCGACGCGGCGCTCTTCATCCCGATGGGGGCGCGCGGCGACGGCGCCATCTACACCGAGAAGCTGGCGCCGCTGCACCTGCTGCGCATGGTGATGATCCGCGCCCAGTCGCTGCTCAACTACCTTGTGCTGAAACTGCACTGA
- a CDS encoding efflux transporter outer membrane subunit, whose translation MIKAQMLLPLAASLWLAGCAVPSPDSRALALEHASLPDGWRAAAAAGRFDADMLGFPIDARLRGLIAEAVRHNADLRMAAARMEQAQAALKAAGGAMLPSVAIGGQAGNSSLPTSSMSTSGTALIAAWEVDLWGRLAAEKDAAHARLQASELDLAYARQSIAAGVVRGWIAVAESTQQLAIAQRMLSLSQRQLALIEQARKVGRDTELDVDLHRANAEAQRQQLLASQQAQEQARRALELLLGRYPAAELSAAGALPAVSDTLPAGIPSELLSRRPDLLASRQRFEAAFYGVEAAKRARLPSLKLSGGVAYIADSAVLLKSGIDNPVWAATGQMLAPIFTGGQLQAQVEAQNARQREAVAGYNRAALNALAEVENGLAGERLLGQRERALQAQTSALAKAVAHAGQQRRVGKISQYQLLQQELSLDAAEAGRLRLQSQRLDNRIALHLALGGRFPI comes from the coding sequence ATGATCAAAGCGCAGATGCTGCTGCCGCTGGCCGCCAGTCTATGGCTGGCCGGCTGCGCCGTTCCCTCGCCGGACAGCCGGGCCCTGGCGCTGGAACACGCCTCGCTGCCGGACGGCTGGCGCGCCGCCGCGGCCGCCGGCCGCTTCGACGCCGACATGCTCGGCTTTCCGATAGACGCCCGGCTGCGGGGCCTGATCGCCGAAGCGGTGCGCCACAACGCCGATCTGCGGATGGCCGCGGCCAGGATGGAACAGGCGCAGGCCGCGCTGAAGGCGGCCGGCGGTGCCATGCTGCCGTCGGTCGCCATCGGCGGCCAGGCCGGCAACTCCAGCCTGCCCACCTCCAGCATGAGCACCTCCGGCACGGCGCTGATCGCGGCCTGGGAGGTCGATCTGTGGGGCCGCCTGGCCGCCGAGAAGGACGCCGCCCACGCCCGCCTGCAAGCGTCGGAACTCGATCTGGCCTATGCCCGGCAGTCCATCGCCGCCGGCGTCGTCCGCGGCTGGATCGCCGTGGCCGAAAGCACGCAGCAGCTGGCGATCGCGCAACGGATGCTGAGCCTGTCGCAGCGGCAGCTGGCGCTGATCGAACAGGCCCGCAAAGTGGGGCGCGACACCGAGCTCGACGTCGATCTGCATCGCGCCAACGCGGAGGCGCAACGCCAGCAGCTGTTGGCCAGCCAGCAGGCGCAGGAACAGGCGCGGCGCGCGCTGGAACTGCTGCTGGGCCGCTATCCGGCGGCCGAACTGTCGGCGGCCGGCGCGCTGCCGGCGGTGTCCGACACGCTGCCGGCCGGCATTCCATCGGAACTGCTGAGCCGCCGCCCCGACCTGCTGGCGTCGCGGCAGCGCTTCGAGGCGGCGTTCTACGGCGTCGAAGCCGCCAAGCGCGCCCGCCTGCCCTCGCTGAAACTCAGCGGCGGCGTCGCGTATATCGCCGACTCCGCCGTCCTGCTCAAGTCCGGGATAGACAACCCGGTCTGGGCGGCGACCGGCCAGATGCTGGCGCCGATCTTCACCGGCGGACAGTTGCAGGCGCAGGTCGAGGCGCAGAACGCCAGGCAGCGCGAAGCGGTGGCCGGCTACAACCGCGCCGCGCTGAACGCGCTGGCGGAGGTGGAGAACGGCCTGGCCGGCGAGCGCCTGCTCGGCCAGCGCGAACGCGCGCTGCAAGCGCAGACCTCGGCGCTGGCGAAGGCCGTCGCCCATGCCGGCCAGCAAAGGCGGGTCGGCAAGATCAGCCAGTACCAGCTGCTGCAACAAGAACTCAGCCTCGATGCCGCCGAAGCCGGCCGGCTGCGCCTGCAAAGCCAGCGGCTGGACAATCGCATCGCCCTGCATCTGGCACTGGGCGGCCGCTTCCCGATCTGA
- a CDS encoding asparaginase, whose amino-acid sequence MSRILVLYTGGTIGMDHTPEGLAPVPGLLPRLLQRLARPGLEFDVVEFEQLIDSSAITPRQWNQIIDALDSRYHDYDGFVVIHGTDTMAYSAGVLAFALRGLAKPVVLTGAQLPLVHPRSDGWSNLADAFEAACQPDLNEVVVAFDRLLLRGSRVRKLDVERFAGFGSPNAEPLAEFAIHADWRRAGWLPADGQPWRPQRINEDLKFAVLMLTPGHGSALAGQILRDGGLDGAVLLAYGSGNAPADPALLGGIAAMTARGGPVLTLTQAVKGAVEVGAYAASQPLAKAGALPGADLTPEAALAKMQVLLSAGVGGEALREQLTRPLRGEMTA is encoded by the coding sequence ATGAGCCGAATCCTGGTGCTCTACACCGGTGGTACCATAGGCATGGACCACACCCCCGAAGGCCTGGCGCCGGTGCCGGGCCTGCTGCCGCGGCTGCTGCAGCGTCTCGCCCGTCCGGGCCTGGAATTCGACGTCGTCGAGTTCGAACAGCTGATCGACTCCTCGGCGATCACGCCCCGGCAGTGGAACCAGATCATAGACGCGCTGGATTCCCGCTATCACGACTACGACGGCTTCGTCGTCATCCACGGCACCGATACCATGGCCTATAGCGCCGGCGTGCTGGCCTTCGCCTTGCGCGGCCTGGCCAAGCCGGTGGTGCTGACCGGCGCCCAGCTGCCGCTGGTGCATCCGCGCTCGGACGGCTGGAGCAATCTGGCCGACGCTTTCGAGGCGGCCTGCCAGCCTGACTTGAACGAGGTCGTCGTCGCCTTCGACCGTCTGTTGCTGCGGGGCAGCCGCGTCCGCAAGCTGGATGTCGAACGCTTCGCCGGTTTCGGCAGTCCGAACGCCGAGCCGCTGGCCGAATTCGCCATCCACGCCGACTGGCGGCGCGCGGGCTGGCTGCCGGCCGATGGCCAGCCGTGGCGGCCGCAGCGCATAAACGAGGACCTAAAGTTCGCCGTCCTGATGCTGACGCCGGGCCACGGCAGCGCGCTGGCCGGACAGATATTGCGCGACGGCGGCCTGGACGGCGCGGTGCTGCTTGCCTACGGCAGCGGCAATGCGCCGGCCGATCCGGCGCTGCTGGGCGGCATCGCGGCGATGACGGCGCGCGGCGGCCCGGTGCTGACGCTGACCCAGGCGGTGAAGGGCGCGGTTGAGGTCGGCGCTTATGCCGCCAGCCAGCCGCTGGCCAAGGCGGGGGCGTTGCCGGGCGCCGATCTGACGCCGGAGGCGGCGCTGGCCAAAATGCAGGTGCTGCTGTCGGCCGGCGTCGGCGGCGAGGCGTTGCGCGAACAGCTGACCCGCCCGTTGCGCGGCGAGATGACGGCATAG
- a CDS encoding 2Fe-2S iron-sulfur cluster-binding protein: protein MTIHINDQPVVAASGETVLSVLSAVGLRQLSRNDNQQIAGSYCGMGVCHCCLVKIDGRHKRRACQTVVSPDMRVETAGNRLNTEGLR, encoded by the coding sequence ATGACCATCCACATCAATGACCAGCCGGTCGTCGCCGCCAGCGGCGAAACCGTGCTCAGCGTGCTCAGCGCCGTCGGCCTGCGCCAGCTCAGCCGCAACGACAACCAGCAGATCGCCGGTTCCTATTGCGGCATGGGCGTATGCCACTGCTGCCTGGTCAAGATAGACGGCCGGCACAAGCGCCGCGCCTGCCAGACCGTGGTCAGCCCCGACATGCGGGTGGAAACCGCCGGCAACCGCCTGAACACGGAGGGCCTGAGATGA
- a CDS encoding NAD(P)/FAD-dependent oxidoreductase gives MSAKPVIVGGGPAGMSAAMELARHGVACTLLDEASRVGGVVYRGPLREGVVLDYLGERYRESMQALHREFEQYRERIAIRLNTRVVGGSDSELFALTADEQVEAVPYSHLLLAAGCHERSVPFPGWTLPGVIMLGGLQLQIKSGVVKPLGRTVLVGTGPLLPLVACQLHRAGVEVAGVYEACAFGRLAKEAIALLNQPQLFLDGLSMVAYLKRHGVPLHYGWGVVQAHGDAELGEVTVAPYDAEWRADLTRSRRLPAQTLAVGYGFIPRTQLTQQMGLEHRYADDGYLKPVNDDWQRSSRDNVHLAGDVGGLRGGDAAMITGRIAALSMLRQLGKLDETQALRLRQASLDELASVLRFRKGIDSFTRRGHGQLALPDSDTVICRCEHATRRDIDTALEQGVNDLISLKMRTRVSMGDCQGKMCVGYCSDRLREHTGKRDVGWIRPRFPLDPLPFSAFASTQQTEEI, from the coding sequence ATGAGCGCGAAACCGGTGATCGTCGGCGGCGGCCCGGCCGGCATGTCGGCCGCCATGGAACTGGCCCGCCACGGCGTCGCTTGCACGCTGCTGGACGAGGCCTCCCGCGTCGGCGGCGTGGTCTACCGCGGCCCGCTGCGCGAAGGCGTGGTGCTGGACTATCTCGGCGAGCGCTATCGCGAAAGCATGCAGGCGCTGCACCGCGAATTCGAACAATATCGCGAGCGCATAGCCATCCGGCTGAACACCCGCGTCGTCGGCGGCAGCGACAGCGAGCTGTTCGCGCTGACCGCGGACGAGCAGGTCGAGGCCGTGCCCTATTCCCATCTGCTGCTGGCGGCCGGCTGCCACGAGCGCAGCGTGCCCTTCCCCGGCTGGACGCTGCCCGGCGTGATCATGCTGGGCGGCCTGCAATTGCAGATCAAGAGCGGCGTGGTCAAGCCGCTGGGCCGCACCGTGCTGGTGGGCACCGGCCCGCTGCTGCCGCTGGTGGCCTGCCAATTGCACCGCGCCGGCGTCGAGGTGGCCGGCGTCTACGAGGCCTGCGCCTTCGGCAGGCTGGCCAAGGAGGCGATCGCGCTGCTCAATCAGCCGCAGTTGTTCCTGGACGGCCTGAGCATGGTCGCCTACCTGAAGCGTCACGGCGTCCCGCTGCACTACGGCTGGGGCGTGGTCCAGGCCCACGGCGACGCCGAGCTCGGCGAAGTGACCGTCGCGCCGTACGACGCCGAATGGCGCGCCGACCTGACGCGCAGCCGCCGCCTGCCGGCCCAGACGCTGGCCGTCGGCTACGGCTTCATTCCGCGCACCCAGCTGACCCAGCAGATGGGCCTGGAGCACCGCTACGCCGACGACGGCTATCTGAAGCCGGTCAACGACGACTGGCAACGCAGCAGCCGCGACAACGTCCACCTGGCCGGCGACGTCGGCGGCCTGCGCGGCGGCGACGCCGCGATGATCACCGGCCGCATCGCCGCGCTGTCCATGCTGCGGCAACTGGGCAAGCTGGACGAGACCCAGGCGCTGCGCCTGCGCCAGGCCAGCCTGGACGAGCTGGCCTCCGTCCTGCGCTTCCGCAAGGGCATAGACAGCTTCACCCGCCGCGGCCATGGCCAGCTGGCGCTGCCGGACAGCGACACCGTGATCTGCCGCTGCGAGCACGCGACCCGCCGCGATATCGACACCGCGCTGGAACAGGGCGTCAACGACCTGATCAGCCTGAAGATGCGCACCCGCGTCAGCATGGGCGACTGCCAGGGCAAGATGTGCGTCGGCTATTGCAGCGACCGGCTGCGCGAACACACCGGCAAGCGCGACGTCGGCTGGATACGCCCGCGCTTCCCGCTCGACCCGCTGCCGTTCTCGGCTTTCGCCAGCACCCAACAGACTGAAGAGATTTGA